DNA from Mycobacterium sp. SMC-8:
TCGTCATAGCGGGCAAGGACTTTCGGCCCGTACGGCATGCCGGTGGCGCGTGCGGCGCCCAGCGGGACACGGCTCATCACCTCGACCCCGCCGGCCACCACCATGTCCTGCTGCCCGGACATGACGGCCTGCACGGCGAAGTCCAGCGCCTGCTGGCTCGACCCGCACGCCCGGTTCACTGTGGTGCCCGGGATGTGTTCGGGCCAGCCGGCGGCCAGCACCGAATACCTGCCGATGTTGCTTGACTGGTCCCCCACCTGCGAGACACAGCCCCAGATGACGTCGTCGATCATGTCCGCGCCCACCCCGGTGCGTTCCACGAGTTCGTTGAGTACCACTGCCGACAGGTCGGCCGCGTGCTGTTCGGACAGACCGCCCTTGCGCTTACCCACCGGTGTGCGCACGGCACCGACGATGACCGTCTCCCGCATGATCTCTACTCCTCATCCTTGTCGGTGGCGTCGTCATACAGGGCCCACGCCCCGGTGAACGCCGGATCGCGCTTGGCCGCGAACGCGGCGTAGGCCTCGCCCGAATCCGCGGTCGCGAAGTTACCCGGTTGCGCGCGCGCCTCGTTGGCCAGCGCCTCGCGCAGTGTCGCGTTGGCGCCGTCGTTGAGCAGAGCCTTGCTCTGCGCCAGCGCGAAGGGGGGCCCGCCGGCCAGCCGGCCGGCGAGGTCGTCGACGAACGCGTCGATCTCGTCGCCGGACTTGACCCAGGTGACGAGGCCCAGCGCGTGCGCCTCGTCGGCGCCAATCATGTCGGCGAGCAGCACCAGGCGTTTGGCCTGCTGCAGTCCGACGAGCCTGGGCAGCAGCCACGAACCGCCGAGGTCGACGGACAGCCCGCGTTTGGAGAAGATCTGGCAGAACCGTGACTGCGGCGTGGCGACCACCAGATCGCAACCGAGCGCCAGGTTCCAGCCCGCACCGACGGCGATGCCGGTGACCTTCGCTATGGTCGGCACGGCGAGCTCGTGCAGCGCCAAAGCCACGTCGGTGAGGCGGTCCAGCTTGTAGCGCGGATGGATCTGCTCACCGGTACCGATGTCGGCTCCCGAACAGAACGCGCCACCGGCACCGGTGAGCACCAGCGCCCGGATGCCGCGGTCCCGCTTGAGCTGCCGCAGGGCATCGGCGAGTTCGACCCACAGCCGGGCGTCGAGCGCGTTTCGCCGCTCGGGGCGGTTCAACGTCAGCGTGCGGACCCCGTCGCGGTCTGACGACAGCAGCACCTCCTCAGCCACGGTAGGCCGGCCCGATCACGCCGTCTGCCCGCAGCCGGTTCAATTCCTCTGCGCTGACCCCGATCTCGGTGAGCACGGCGTCGGTATGCTGCCCGAGTCCGGGGATCGCGCCCATCGGCTGTTCGAAGTCGCTGATCACCGGCGGTGGACGCAGCGCCTGGATGTCGCCTTTCGGTGTGGCGACGGTGCGCCACCGGTCGCGGGCGGCCAGATGCGGGTGCACCACGACCTCGCTTGGCTTGTTGTAGCGGGAGTTCCCGATCCCGGCCGCGTCAGCCGTTTTCTGGATGTCGGCCAGATCATGCCTAGCACACCAGTTTCCGATCGCTTCCTCGAGAATCTCGCGGTGCGCGCACCGATCGGAGTTGGTCGCGAAACGGGGATCGTCGGCCAGATCGGGGCGGTCGATGATCTCGCGGGCGACCCGCTGCCACTCGCGGTCGTTGGTGGTGCC
Protein-coding regions in this window:
- a CDS encoding enoyl-CoA hydratase/isomerase family protein, with the translated sequence MLLSSDRDGVRTLTLNRPERRNALDARLWVELADALRQLKRDRGIRALVLTGAGGAFCSGADIGTGEQIHPRYKLDRLTDVALALHELAVPTIAKVTGIAVGAGWNLALGCDLVVATPQSRFCQIFSKRGLSVDLGGSWLLPRLVGLQQAKRLVLLADMIGADEAHALGLVTWVKSGDEIDAFVDDLAGRLAGGPPFALAQSKALLNDGANATLREALANEARAQPGNFATADSGEAYAAFAAKRDPAFTGAWALYDDATDKDEE